The proteins below come from a single Triticum aestivum cultivar Chinese Spring chromosome 5D, IWGSC CS RefSeq v2.1, whole genome shotgun sequence genomic window:
- the LOC123126314 gene encoding uncharacterized protein, with the protein MAIMPPTSIFFSVIVFMLLSNAITTQAGGSGGGKPKATSLVVEACKNASGETQDPDVTKEFCLSTLQSDKRSAEAKDLPGLVLVSIDILKGRVTDASVKVKKMLRNAKKGTMAMHALSICELQYENVVSTLNICQAMIKDHQGDKGILQSLRLPHCVDIACDTSNECQTDLEDVPGTEALQIDNERLRILFNLNAALVVPYDVRD; encoded by the coding sequence ATGGCAATAATGCCGCCGACCTCCATCTTCTTCTCCGTGATCGTCTTCATGCTCCTTTCCAATGCCATTACTACTCAAGCCGGTGGCTCTGGTGGTGGCAAACCTAAGGCAACAAGCCTCGTAGTGGAAGCGTGCAAGAACGCTTCGGGCGAGACCCAAGACCCCGATGTCACAAAGGAATTCTGTTTGTCGACCCTCCAGTCGGACAAGCGGAGCGCCGAGGCTAAAGACCTCCCTGGCTTGGTGCTCGTCTCCATCGACATCCTTAAGGGCCGTGTCACTGATGCTAGTGTCAAGGTCAAGAAAATGCTACGAAACGCCAAAAAAGGCACAATGGCGATGCACGCTCTCAGTATTTGTGAGCTGCAATATGAGAACGTGGTGAGCACGCTCAACATCTGCCAAGCCATGATTAAGGATCACCAAGGTGACAAGGGCATCCTGCAGTCCTTGCGTCTGCCCCACTGTGTGGATATCGCCTGCGACACTTCCAACGAGTGCCAAACTGATCTTGAAGATGTGCCAGGGACGGAGGCGCTGCAAATTGATAACGAGAGGCTGCGCATTCTGTTCAACCTCAACGCCGCCTTGGTTGTACCATATGATGTCCGTGATTAG